A segment of the Corvus hawaiiensis isolate bCorHaw1 chromosome 16, bCorHaw1.pri.cur, whole genome shotgun sequence genome:
ACTATTAAGAACAGTTATTAGCAGGTGATGGAATAGCCAACTGATGTACTTGGGAAGATTGGACTTTTATGATCCCACTGAAATTGTCAAGAGCTTCTACCTCCCTCCACTgggagctgcacctgctgttGAAGGAACATTTCAGCTCTACCTTGTACTGCTAACAAGTCACTGCTTCCCATCAATAGTTTTGTGTGGCATTAGTTGGTTTCATTCCACTATCCAATAGATTTTCAAATAATCTGCTCACTTCAGCAAACTCATCACCACAGTTGGCACATGCATTcactgctctggcacagggacaAGGGACTGAtcagaaagtgatttttaaCTATCTGGTATTTTCTAGCAACACAACTATGCTTGCAAGACTTCTTTGAATCTTATCTTGCTGTTTTGCATGCTCTGATTCTCCCAATTTAATATCCAACTACTAATGCAGAACCTTTTGGTATGTATTGTTTTTTAAGGTTGtgaaatgaatttatttcagagtaagttctgctgccacagccttTGGTTCATCCAAACATATAATGTAGTCATGTGAAGCTCTCTTAAGAATGGTCTTATCCCATGTTCTAGGAGGTGGAATACTCCATACGTGTGTTCTTCGCCCACCAGGAATCTATGGACCAGAAGAGCAGAGACACTTGCCAAGGCTAGCAGTATGTCATCTGAATTTTTTAACCAGCAGAGTTTTCTATGATATGGATAAAAAGCTGAAAGGAGCAtcacttatttttattataaattgACTGGTCTTACTGGGTAGCAATTCAACAATTCAATTGTCTGCTGAGGATattataactttttttaacaAGCATTATATCTGTAAAGAGTGTAgatttaaaaagcctttttttttgaaatacgAACACACGAAAATCCAGCTTTATAATGTAATGATTACTGTAAGATTCAGGCCAATCCATGATATTTCAAATGTCTGTTTACATGCAACTTACACCAAATGGTTTAAAATACTAATGAAAAGGGATACAGCAAAATATCTTATTTCCACTCTCAACTATTAACAGCTTTCACTGTCCAATGAAGCAGGTTCCAGAGCTGGAAGTACCCTCTGGTACAACAGGTTACTgaagggcagcagctgaggtgttcacattttgctctttttcacTGGCTTTTAAACTGCAAGGCCAACAGATGATGTTTGGAACATGATCCCTGTAGAATTCTGTGAGccagttattttaaaagaattagcGTAATATAAAGTTATGCACAGCTTTCAGGAAATTACAGATTCAAGTTGACcacataataaatatttttggtttgtggCCGAGGTAGGAAATTATACTAGAGTCAGCTAAAACATACTTTATCAtcttgtaaataattttaagaatgCAAAATGTCATTTCAGTTAAATCTGAGATGGGTTTTTTAgcccctttaaaaaaatataatatttttaaatgtctatTTGATTTTGAGCGTATTTGTTTTGAGCCAATTTTAAGGCCTTATGCAACTGTCATGTTTTGCAGTTTCTAAAATTCACCTATTTAATGAAAATGACACTTTCCTTCCAGCCAAAGTGTACCTTCCAGTTTTTCCTAGCCAAAGATATTTGATAAATTTGATACAATTTAGTGAATACTTTTGATCCACTTAGAAGTGTATCTTACCTTTCCATACAATATTTTACTTATCCCTAGAACAGACTTGTATTTTTTGTAAATTCAGGACATATTGCAATacattttttgacattttctcATGAGAAGTtctcttgaatatttttaattgattcatgtattttatttttttttttttaagtagagaTAAACCTACATTTATCTGGACAAGAAAGTGCACTTTAGCTCATTCTAAAACCCATTTTGCTTTGGTTTAATGTTTGTTTGTCTACAGAAGATTATTGAGAGAAGGCTACTTAGCTTCAAGTTTGGGGACCCTACTGTTAAAATGAACTGGATACATGTTGAGAATTTTGTACAAGCTCATATTCTGGCTGCTGAAGCTCTCACCCCTGAAAAGAGCTACATAGCTGTAAGTACACAGTAAAAGCACCACAGATTTCATGTGTCAGTGGATCCTGCCACTGTATCCTGTGCTGTAGTAACCAGTGCACTAATCAGTGTTACTGTCCTTCAGCTTACGTTGTTGTCTGTGTTTTCAGCTGATAAATGTGCTACGAGCAATGTGGGATGGGGCACAGTGTTAGCTGTTGGTGTTGGTTCAGAGATGGAATATTCAGTTCTGTAAGAACAGCTCcatctttgcatttttaaaatttaatatctGTCATTTCTGAAAGATGAGCAAAGAATGTTTGCCATGTTGGAAATGAAACTGCAAGTTCAGGCAGATTCATCCCATTCCCCTGTACAGGTCCAGATTTAATGTCCTGAACTGTGATGGTCAGTTCTTCCCATACCGTGTGCCAACAGAGGCACATTTCATTTGGGTTCATTGCTTTCAAAACCAGTTACAGCTGTTCTCCTCCTTGTAAATCAGGTTTTTATTCACCTGAAGCACTGCCCTGAGAGTAAATTAGAAAGAGTTTCAAAGTAGATTAAACTActttttctaaaagcaaaaggaaagcaggaacGTAGACCTTGGCTACACAGGGGTCTTCTGGATTCCAGTGAGCCTTAACTAGACCCAGAGCAGAACGTGTTCCACCCTCTGGTGAacacctgccagcagcaccaggagatcCAGCACCACCTCCAGTGGTGTCTCTGCACAGTCAGTACAGCCACTCTGAACAGGCACAACTATAATAAATCATTTACTCCAAGGCATGTTAATCACACAAACCATTTGGTCACCAATTTCTTTGCACACAACAGTGCAACTGATTGAAACACAAGCAGAGAGTTTGTGACCTGTGTGTGCATCCACTCATACTTGGTATTGCTGTGTTATTTTTAAGCTATTCATAAGGAGtgagataaagaaaaagaagtgaatATATATGCAGTATTATTTTTGCTGACTTATCTCTTCTTTACCTCTTTAACAGAGTGGCCAGGTGTATTTCATTCATGATGGCGAAAAATCCAACCTTTTTGAATGGTTAACTCCACTTGTATGTGCAATATTAATCTTCAAATACATCAATTTCTTTAACTGTATGCAACTCCAGCTTTTGTGTGCATGTTACATTTCGTATGTTTGCTTTGGGTGTGAGTTCCACATGGAACTCTCTGAATGTGGGTTTAATTCGTGCTTGAATTTCAGTGTGATCAGCACTGTAACAAAGCTCACCCAAAATACTACATTAAAGCAAATGTCTTCCCTGAGGCCAAAGGACCATTTACACCAGCACCCTGTCCTGAGCTGTTATTGGCTTCATTTTTGGGGCATGCAGATGGGAATAATAGGTACTTTGGGTGGGCAAAAAATATGTCTTAAGTATTCAACTATTCATTCGTTTCAAAATACCATTTAATTGTTAATGATAGGCTCAAAATCCTAAACATGTCATGATGTTAAATTAGGTATCAGCCCACCATGACATTTCAagtaattattataatttttttgccttcttttaaGACTGACATTTGAAAATGACATAGTGTCTGTGGGTGACATTTAACTGGAATccccttaaaaattaaaaatagtaagagcaatgattattttttctcttttaacagtAAATATTTCCACAAATATCTTCTATATAGAAACTTTAAAACTTGTTTGAagtttctggggtttttcatttttttttaaatttttttcagtttgaaagatTAGGTTGCAGTAAGCCATGGATACGTATTCCTACTTCCTTCGTTTATGCAtcaggtaaaatattttatcaacatttctctttcctgtccATGCTACCCTCATTCCTCTGTAATATAATATTGTTGTATTTCATTTGCccacaatttttattttcatgtataAAAAGAATATGCTGTGGGCTCACCTAGTGTTCAGCAGGGTGAAATTCAGCTCTGTGCAGTATGTTGAAACCAGAATGATCTCTTATTCAAGTTCCACTAAAACAGGTTTTATGTAGGACCTAACAGATTTATAACTTTGTGGAGTTAAttataaaaaaagttaaatgtaAAATTCCATGACTTTATGAAATATGCTGAAGAATATCTGCTTTGCTGCATGGGTAAATGTCTTGTTCTCTCTAGAATCAAATCCCCTGTGCAGCTCAGACAGAATCCAACTGAGTTCTCTGTCACCATATTTTCTATGAAGCCACATGACCTTTTCAGTGGATCTGTGCCCAACCATACAAACCCTTTTCCCACAAGCAcgataattaaaattaaatccagTCCCTTGTGAGCAAGTAGTCTTGATGGTGTTAGTAAGGGTGCCCCAAGCTCTCGGGTCTGTGATTATCCTTCACGAGCATTTACAGTGTGAGATTTGTCACAATCATAATGGCAAAGCAACTTACTGTTCTTACCTCAAGTAGAAATCTTTTATTATGCAGCCACATTCATGGAACACCTTCATTCGATTCTGAGACCATTTGTTGACCTGCCCCCACTGCTGACCAGAAATGAGGTAAAGTCTGTGCTTGTAAACTCCCCTTAATTCTCACGGGATCCATACATGTTAATATGAGAGAGACTTTTAAGATTAAGTTGGTAGAAAGTAAAATTCACCCAGCGTTACTTCAGCCTCCAGTTTCCAAGGCAAATACATGCATTGTGTACAATTTAGGCAACGTATTCTGCTTGTTGCCATGATTTTGGAAAAGAGCTTTATGCTTCCAATCTGGGAGGGGCTTCTTCAGCTCCTCCCTTCCAAGGGCCAGTATCCTGCATGGCTTGGCTGGGCCTTTAGGCTTTGATGTGCCTCTTTGAGTACCTAAGCAAGAGAACAACAGCAGAACATTTTTTGTGGATGTTTACAGATTCTACTTTGCATCTTTTAATGCCTCTTTGTCCTTTCAAGAATCTCCTTTTGAGTggacaattttaaaaataatgtgtgCGATACTCATAGGACGTTGGTATAAcgttgtggggtttttatattttatgtttccTTTAACTGTGTCTTTGCTACCATTTACAGTTTGTTCCAGTTGCCTGTGTATTCATAGCTTTCTATGTTGACTCTTTTGCCCTGTAGGTACAGAACATTTCTGTAACTCACACATTTCGAATAGACAAGGCACGGACTCAGCTGGGGTACCACCCACTGAAGTATGACTTCGCTGATTCTGTGGACCACTACATTAAATCCAGACCACAACCCTCGAATTATTACCTCTTCCTCAATATTTTGCTTACTTTAATTGTtactttagttttgttttttctttctttaagacTTGATAGCCtttcagttttgcatttttttaaagaaagacgACACGGACCTGCATAAACTGCACAGTCACAGTACTGCCACTCGGATAATTCTAACCTCCACAATAGTTACTGGCAGCTACTTTTAAATTTACAAACAAAATCATAACAGATCAGTGGCTGGAcctgagaaattaaaatacagtaaagaATAATTGCCAAATCACCGAAACACAACTAGAGTCAAGATTGTTGCGTCTATTTCAACCCAAAACTTTCCAAATTGATTGCTGAAGTAAATGAGAACCTGCAGAAAGAACAAGAGCTGCAGACAGCCTGCAGTGCTTCACCAGTGAAGAAAAATGGCTGAAATGAGGAGAAAGACTGACCACAGCTTCTGTCATGACTCACTACCTTGGGGAACAGAGGAACAAGCAAAGGGACAGACAGAACAGATTACTGCAAATAACACACACCAGGCCTACAGAGACTTCACATTGTGTGATTTTGTGAATTAGCTCTATCACCGCAtctgagggaaaataaaagtgtACTTGAAACATTGCCGAAGTCCATGCTGTGCTTCTGCACAATGTCCCAGaactgctccctgccctgcccctggtGCAGAGCTAGGGGCTACATGCTGGTAGGGTTTTTCACGGGTCAAAACTGGGTATTTTAGTTAAATTGGAAGTTACATTAGTAAGCTACATTAGTTAAGTGTATTTATGTCACAGTAGAGGAATCTGCCACTATGGGTTGCACAGATCTTTGTATAGCTTCCTTCACCTCCTGTAGTTAGGGGTAACAACTAACACAGTTCAGTTGCTCCTCAGCTGAACTTAAAGCACCAAATTTCTGAAGTACAGCAGCTGTACTGAGcaaatccctgcagcagctAAAGTGAACAATGTGCTTTTCAAATTACTGTTCAGCTACAACGCACCTAAAAGCACGGTCAGGGAGGCTCTGGCTCCTTCCCATCCACTACTCACAGTGGGAATTTATCAGAGAAATCTCCTTCCCATCTGCACCTTTCCAACGTGTAACATGGAGAAGGAACAACCAGGAGCAGGATGCAAACAGTAAGGGAGCTTGGGAAAGGACTAGGGATGAGAGCTTGAGAAATCGTGGTCTGGGGTGGAGTGATCATGGACGGAAAGGACTAGGGATGAGAGCTTGAGAAATCATGGTCTGGGGTGGAGTGATCATGGACGGATTTGAGAATTCCGGAGAAGGTGCCAACACTGGCACCTCCCCTCAGTCCAGGGCAGGCGCAAAGCCCAAGTGCCAGGCCCGCAGGTCGGGGTGCTGTAACCCAAAAGTGGGGCAGAAAGGCAGAACCACTGAAAATTACAGTGTTTCTCGTTTTATTCTTAAAGCAAGAGGCTCACACAGTGGATAATCCCTTTTCCCTAGCACATATCACAACTTCTATTATTGATTTTAAAGAATGAGATCTCCAAGCCCAGCACCACCGCCCCGCGGGCGGAGTGTCCGGCCCGTTCAGCGACGGTCTCACCGTGCCGGTcccgggccgcccccgccggcggcTCCCGCGTTCCCGCTGTGCGGGTGACGAAAAGGAGCCGCCGCGGCGGGGACAAAACAGCTTGGCAGCGGTGGGATTCGAACCCACGCCATCGAAATGACTGGAGCCTAAATCCAGCGCCTTAGACCACTCGGCCACGCTACCGCCTGGCTCCTCAACCGCCCGCCAGGCCTCTTTCACGGGGCAGCGCCGCCGTTCTCCCCCTCTATCTCTGTACGTTGCCCACCCGTGTCGCGGTACCACACCGCCTGCAGCGCCCGCCGCGCTCCGGGAACGCCGCTGCTGCCGTCGGCCCAGGCCCGGCGCTCTCTGTGCCCGCGGCTGCGGCGGCGCCGCCGAGCCCGGCCTAGCGCAGTCCCTGCTCCCGCCCGACAGGTggcgccgcggccccgcgcccgggcTCGCAGCGTGGCTGCGGCTCCCTCGCTCGGGCTGGGCCAGACCTTGAGCCTCGGCCCCGTCTTCCAGGGGCTCCGGCTGCGGGGCCGTGCCTCGGGGCACTTTGTCCGCGGCAGGCCCAGGCCAGCATCTCGGCAAAGCGCTGCCGTGCGGACTGTGCCCCACAGCAAGTGCACCGGTGGCGgatcagctccagctgctcctcggGAGGGCTTTGCGCACGGATCTGCAACCCCAGCGATGGCTGTGCCGTGGACACGCAGGCTCGAGGGCAGGCCTTGGCCGGTCCCTTGGCAGCCTCGATAGCAGGTCtgcacacagctcccagccgTGAAAAGGGTCCGTCCTGCCCCGTATCAGGCACCcgctgccttccctgcccaccAGAGCACATGTGCAGCCCAAGAGCTGCCAGCTCGCTGCGAGGCCAGTGAccttcccaggcagctgctcactTGGCATTGCAGTGTGTCCTCAGCTGAACCATTCCCACCCAACACGGGAGGCCCCGGCTGCCTTTATCTCGCTGGCAGCTGGTGGCCGGGGCTGCCTGGACACAGAGTGTCGTCCTGCTGCATTGGTGCCTCGCTTACCTGCTGCCACTGAGCTCAGGCACGGTGTGAGCACGTGCTTTTCCTGTCCACCTCAATGAGAGAGCTGGGTTTGGcatccagagccagattcaggctgTCACTGGTGAGTAGAAAGATGAATTCTCATGCTCTGGGAGGCCTGCAGGAGAAATTTGTATAATTACTTTGTGGACAGAGTTAAAAATATCAATACTAAATGCCATGCAATTAAAACAATATGGGAAAATTATGTCTACCATTGCCCTTCTTCCTGTAGAAAGTCATGCACTGGTGGCTCCAGGAAGTTCAAGGTATGTTACATGCACCTGCCATATGGCTGGAGTGAGGTTTGTGACCAACTTGATTTACCTTGTAAGAGCAGATTGTTATAGGAGTATGAGGGCACAAATTGTCAGGGAATTGATTGATTTAAAGGCAAGTTTTAAATCTGCAGATTTAAATGAACGCAGAATAAAATTGCTCCAAAAGTTAGTATCATGTGGGGTgtgctcttctttttccttccaaaaaccACAGTTCCCTAGAGCAATGATTTCTAAAGGGAACCTTATTTAAAATGAGCATGCTGAAACTTTACAAGCTACAgtgctcttggaaaaaaaaatacatgcagtGCTGAACATACTCAGTGGAAGAATAACGTACTAGACTAGCAGGTCACTAATTTCCTtaagttttaatattttcaaacaaaacaaaaaagggaataGAACTCTTTAAGTGTAAAGGATGTAACACATAATGTATAAATAGCAAACTAAAACTGGAAGATACAGCATGTCTGGGCCTATACCTGATTTCAACATGTCTTTAGTTTTTCATCATCACTGATtgttcttttaagaaaatgttataGAGAAGAAAAGCTCGAGGCTTAAACCTGGGAATAAGTACACCCTTGCACCAGGGTAGCAGAACTGGCTTATGTAAAAGCATGAGAAATGTGTAGCTTGAGACTAGAGCAGAATGCTCTCCAGGAGGATTTATGGCACAAGACAGCTGTGTGCCACTGGGTTCCTTTTAGTTCAAAACAATGCCGAGTATtttgtgtccagagaagggaaacagagctggtgaagggtctagagggTAAGTCCTGTGacgagcagctgaaggagctgggggtgtttagcctcgagaaaaggaggctctctgcaactacctgaaaggaggttgtggcAAGGTGGGGACCAGTCTCTCCTCCCAAGTAAcaagacaaaaggaaatggccCCATGCTGCATTGGGGgagttcaggttggatattagaaaaaatgtcttcactgaaagagtggattaagcattggaacaggctgcctagggaAGTggcagagtcaccatccctggaagtggtcaaaaaacaagcagatgtggcactttgtgATACAGTCTAGTGGGTATGGTGGGATTCAGTGGAAGGTTGCTCTTaaccttggaggtcttttgcAGCCTTAATGACTCCATGATTTGCCTGAGTTTAAAACGAGCTACTCTCATGACGTGTTCAGTTGTGCTCACGTATCACACCAGCTACAGCATTCCACAGTTATCAGTAGCCTACCATGGCAGGTGGTGATTTTTTAACCGTTATCAACACATTCTCACAGTGGGAACCAGACACCTGGCTTCTCCTAGGCCTTCAGAATTCATTTGATAAGTCTGTGCTCCTCCCAGGCCCTGCCATGAAGCATCCCaacatcagctctgctgggtgctgctctcctcagggtgCTCAGCTGGGCTGACAGCAGAATGAGAAATGAGGAGATGCCGGTTCTGGTGCTCATGGGGCAAAAGTGCACAGTTATTGATAATTGCTAATATTTACCACAGTGATATGCAGCTGGGAGATGAACAGGATCTCAAGAGTTTTTCTGCACAATCACTAACATCGCAAACGTGTTTTGAGTTTAAACTCTGCATgaatttgagaaaaaatatgCCCTTAGGAAACAGCTTTAAACGGGGGCTCAGTCAAGTGTCTGCTTGACATTCTCTAACGAGCGCTGCACCCTCAGCATGGTGCTGAAAATTAGTGACAAAATTACAGGTACCCTCAAATTGCAGGTGGTGTTCCTGCACGTGCGTGCTGCTCCCTCCAGTCCTCATGCTGGGACACAGTTTAATTTATGTAAGTAATGCTGGTGGCAGGCGGGTTTTCCTGGCAGAGAGTCAGAGCAtctgttctgtgtttttaattaaacattgGTAATCTTCCTTCTGAAAATTATCTCAGCACGAGCATTGCAGCAgtgtttttctgctctcttcagAGAACATAGGGATTgtgcatttttctgtctgtgatgCTGCAAGAGACCATCCATCTGTCACAAAGGACTTACACACATCTTCCAGTCTCTGTAACACCTACTCATGGTAAAAAGCACTAATGAGAATTATTTACACGAATAAGGGATTGAACAACAGTAAAAAAGGCAGACTCTTTGTAGACTGCCAAGTAATACAACTAAGCCAGAACCTATTTACATTAATTTCCATGTAACTCATGAAAGGATAAGgagttttgtttaaattttccaCAAATTCTAGCTTGAAGAAAAGCTTAAACATGAGCATTTTCAACCCAGAAAGCCTGTGTTttaggaaaaatgcaaatgtgGGTGCTTTGAGGAAATGTAGTCTTCAAAACGTGAAATCTGGTGCATAATCCTGCTATTTAATTTAGCTGAAAAGACCaacctgaagtgcaggcaggcCCCGTGGTCACTGCCCACGTCTGCTCCCTGTGCCGTCTCTCGGGGCTGGGATCTTCGGGGGTCTGCCGTGCAGCGAGTGCTTCCCATGGGAGCACCTGCCCCAGGACACCCCCTCCTTTCAGCTCCACACCCAACgggaacagaaatgaaagcaaatttgGATGGCGCTCCTGTGCGCAGCGCCCTGGAGACCTGCACACCCGCTCTCCTTCCTGTCCCCACCCGCCCCGGGATTCCCTCATCGCTAACACCTAACGGTATTAGCTGGGGGTTCTGCTCAGATTTTCATCGGTTTTCTCACTGGAATAAAGCACCTGGCAGGCTTCCCGCGCCGCTGCGCTGTGAGATGGCGCGGCGAGTGCCCGCGGCACCGCTGAGGGAGCGGGAGGCGCTGCCGGGCCAGGGCCGCGAGCGCGAAGGCGGCGCGGGCGGCGAGGGGCGGCCCCGGTGCCCGGCTCccgcctcctccctcccctcagcgGGGCGGCTTCTCCTCCCCCCGCCTGCCTTCTCTCGGCGGGGCGGCAGCTCGGCTGTGGGGGCTGTGAGGGCTGTGAGATCGCTCCGTACCGGGCTGCGCGGTGGAGCGGGGCTCTCCTAAGCCGGTAGGTGCCGTCGCGGTGCGGGGCGTGACCCGGCGGCGGTGGGGAGCTGCCTCAGCGCTGCCCGCGGCGGGAAGGGCGTTTTTAATTGCGGAAAATGATGATCAGTGGGGTGGTTCAGGCTTCTGCGCGGGCCCAAAAATAACCTGGTTTCTGCTATTGGGCAGCAGTGCTGCGCTCGCACCTGAAGATTAGCGTTTCGTCCATTTATGTTTCCGCGGTAGTGCGCATAATTTGGTGCCTACGCTGTTTAAAAGTGCCAAGTGCTGTCTGTGACcgtggagcagctgctgtgtgcagggcTGACCGCGGCTGAGTCCGCCCTGACAGCTTGGGATTGCTCCAGGACGGCTCGTATTTGGAGAATTCTTCAAATGCCTCAGTACGCATAAAGCACGGGTTTAATTAACAACGTGGGGTACTGAGGAAATGCTTACAAAAAGTCAGTGATAGGTAATTGTGCAGAGTATTTAAAGCCAGTTGAAATGGCAGGTCTATTAATGGCAATGGAAGGCTATTTTCAAGTTATCTTGCAAGTTCCTCTCCTGTCCTTTTCTACCCCCGTGTTTTGGGTACTGTTAACGTAGTGTTTATTTGTGTGTTTGGCAGCAGGGTGGACTTGACTCGGAAGGGCTGTTCTTGTGCctcactgcctgcagctctAAAAGCCATTCGTGTGTTTGAAGCCGTGCTGTGTTTCCTTGCCCAGGGTTTTGTCTCAAGTGCTTCGTACTCTGGGCTGGTGCAGATGAACTCACCCGTTTGCTTCATGAATTTTGCGTCGGTGCTCTCTAACACTTAGACTAATACAGTGGTTGTCCCAGCTGTGCTTGCAGGCAAACGGACTGTGATTTGTGCCATGGTGTTTGCAGTAGTGACACACTCGATGGAACCTGTGTTAAAGGCTTCTCATTAGAAGATCTGTCTTTGGTAAGACAAGGTTTTCAAAGGTAGACAGTGAGTtatctgtggggtttttaatcttgttttttaTCACTGCTCTTACCTAGACTCACTAACTTGTTTTCTTGCAGTGTGTGGTGCAGATGAGAatagacattttcttttcaggggTCGGTTGCGtgtttggaaagcaaaataGTTCTGTAATGTCCTACAGATCATTAACATAGCTAGTGGGGTTGTTCTGGACAATGTTATGTAGCTTTGTGTCTGTTCATAAGGGTGGTAGTACTTTTTAAGGTGCACAGTCTGTATAGTTGCTTAGGTTAAATTttgaatctgtattttaaaagactgtTAATCTGAGAGATGACTTCtctctttcaagaaaaaaactgcTTGTTACTCTTACAGGTATCCTGTTAAATGGCTTTGACTGATGCGGTATTAAACCAAAAGGGATTTAGTATTATACTGGGGAGAGCTGGGTCATGCTTGCTTTAATGCTTCTCTTCAAGAGAAGCTGGGGATTCTGCTGCAAGGCAGTAGTGTTCCCCCGTCCTGTGTTAAAGAGGTGCAGAGGGCCATGTCTGAGCTGAAACAGTGAGTTAGAAGCAACTGGAGATGCTCTGGTTGTCCCTTCTTTTGCTGACTGGAGCATTCCTATCACTCAGCTCTTTGGGATGAATTAAGGCAGATGCTGAGGCCACGGTGGAACCTTGGTCAAGACTCTCACCAAACCCAGCAGTGCTTTGTAACAACAGACTCCTACAAGAAACAAGTCAGGCTTTAACAGCCCTGAGATGTgaattttccctgctgtttatCTGTGTTCACATATTTG
Coding sequences within it:
- the LOC125334368 gene encoding putative short-chain dehydrogenase/reductase family 42E member 2, whose protein sequence is MSVVATPSRGISDCKWNRNAGAHNKIHMRAVVTGGGGYCGYKLGCALANIGASVVLCDIHKPMWLIPNGVTWIQTDIRDYNAILAACEGADCVFHVASYGMSGTEQLHKEEIESVNINGTRFILNACKQQNIPRLIYTSSVNVVFGGLPIEDGDEESLQYFPIDKLVDHYSRTKSIAEQMILAANGSPLAGGGILHTCVLRPPGIYGPEEQRHLPRLAKIIERRLLSFKFGDPTVKMNWIHVENFVQAHILAAEALTPEKSYIASGQVYFIHDGEKSNLFEWLTPLFERLGCSKPWIRIPTSFVYASATFMEHLHSILRPFVDLPPLLTRNEVQNISVTHTFRIDKARTQLGYHPLKYDFADSVDHYIKSRPQPSNYYLFLNILLTLIVTLVLFFLSLRLDSLSVLHFFKERRHGPA